A portion of the Leptospira noumeaensis genome contains these proteins:
- a CDS encoding ATP-binding protein, translating to MNLSEITAIRDGNPQCKTCGGVGITLAEHVRGSRSGALVLCHCIGSDCNTCESKGQAPYMTFDRKLDKMLPCVCHNARFSLRNLENLVEKANIPARYRFQFLSNIDIGDTVNDPDMTFIVAHDWANELVHNFKNADFSPQGFYLWGGTGSGKTLLACVILNELIFRFGITCKYAKVNKDFLSAIRDTYQSDSETHGQERSIEREFANVDVLVIDDFGVQKESEFNNRKLYDLIDSRYEQEKLTLLTSNHSLVEWRDRGQGRLYSRLMEMTKEIELKCPDYRTKFVKR from the coding sequence ATGAATTTATCCGAAATTACTGCCATCCGGGACGGAAATCCACAGTGCAAAACCTGTGGCGGGGTTGGAATTACCTTAGCGGAACATGTTCGCGGCTCGCGTTCTGGCGCTCTTGTCCTCTGTCATTGTATTGGAAGTGACTGTAACACTTGTGAGTCGAAGGGGCAAGCCCCTTACATGACCTTTGATAGAAAGTTAGACAAAATGCTCCCTTGTGTTTGTCATAATGCAAGGTTTTCCCTCCGAAACCTTGAAAATTTGGTCGAAAAGGCCAACATTCCTGCCAGGTACCGTTTCCAATTTTTATCCAATATTGACATTGGAGATACAGTCAACGATCCCGATATGACCTTTATTGTAGCTCACGACTGGGCAAACGAACTCGTTCATAATTTTAAAAACGCTGATTTTTCGCCGCAAGGGTTTTATCTTTGGGGTGGGACAGGATCTGGGAAAACCTTACTTGCTTGTGTGATTTTGAACGAACTCATCTTTCGATTTGGTATTACTTGTAAGTATGCAAAAGTCAATAAAGACTTTTTGTCGGCCATTCGTGATACTTATCAATCCGATAGCGAAACCCATGGACAAGAACGTTCCATCGAAAGGGAATTTGCAAACGTAGATGTACTTGTGATTGATGACTTCGGTGTCCAAAAAGAATCCGAATTCAACAATCGAAAGTTATACGATCTGATTGATAGCCGTTATGAACAAGAAAAACTCACTCTTCTCACATCCAATCATTCGCTAGTCGAGTGGAGAGATCGTGGGCAAGGTCGCCTTTATTCCCGGCTCATGGAAATGACCAAAGAAATTGAACTCAAATGTCCCGATTATCGCACTAAGTTTGTAAAGAGGTAA
- a CDS encoding LIC10486 family protein — MSELSSKADQLKRQADLIGLTREAVFTDEQAKEVLQGKITDGYLVKIKIDLDSLNGMVLILVSSIRKHVMELYAVVGTSPTFRRIRTFADHVQISTDLGDIGKTGGYDPAISENIGRAVHRAFTKEKLEELLPLWQKKDPSHISELLEMPILAATKGRNIKLQAEVDKLSTAKFRYENPMKGVILPIPKPDDETPTAKDASVPGVSTEPTRGELSPLDRQIAQYRTAFPKELNMKTVISPINGVEFDNLMEGMEILFRVPTETPEGLTNAEILGLIDEEGKIKKDPVVGKFLGIAGNKTEYHIFAEGPNQYLLHSVEEHPVKVAIPKPTGMTNSTNKGAASQGAKKKTGNAQAQESKSSGSNLFMLMGAFVTLVLFGVLIFVMVIL, encoded by the coding sequence ATGTCCGAATTAAGCTCAAAAGCAGACCAACTCAAAAGACAAGCAGACCTAATTGGTCTAACAAGAGAAGCCGTGTTTACGGACGAACAAGCCAAGGAAGTTTTACAAGGTAAAATTACCGATGGTTATCTAGTAAAAATTAAAATCGATCTGGACAGTTTGAACGGAATGGTTCTCATTCTTGTGTCCTCTATTCGTAAACATGTAATGGAACTTTATGCCGTAGTAGGGACTTCACCAACCTTTCGACGAATTCGTACCTTCGCAGATCATGTTCAAATTTCAACTGACTTAGGTGATATTGGAAAAACCGGCGGATATGATCCTGCTATATCTGAAAATATTGGGCGTGCTGTCCACAGAGCGTTCACCAAAGAGAAGTTAGAGGAACTACTTCCCCTTTGGCAAAAAAAAGACCCTTCCCATATCTCTGAACTTTTGGAAATGCCAATCCTCGCTGCAACCAAAGGAAGAAATATAAAACTCCAAGCAGAAGTGGATAAACTTTCTACAGCAAAGTTTCGTTATGAAAATCCTATGAAAGGTGTAATCCTTCCGATTCCTAAACCAGATGATGAAACTCCAACCGCGAAAGATGCTTCTGTCCCGGGAGTTTCCACCGAACCAACCAGAGGTGAACTTTCTCCACTGGATCGTCAAATTGCTCAATACCGAACTGCCTTCCCTAAAGAACTAAATATGAAAACGGTCATTTCACCTATCAATGGTGTGGAGTTTGATAATTTAATGGAAGGGATGGAGATTTTATTTCGGGTACCAACGGAAACCCCGGAAGGTTTAACCAATGCAGAAATTCTCGGACTCATTGATGAGGAAGGAAAAATAAAAAAAGATCCAGTGGTCGGAAAGTTTCTCGGAATTGCGGGAAATAAAACAGAATACCATATCTTTGCCGAAGGCCCAAATCAATACTTATTACATTCAGTAGAAGAACATCCTGTAAAGGTTGCCATTCCTAAACCAACAGGTATGACAAACTCAACAAACAAAGGTGCAGCGAGCCAAGGTGCTAAGAAAAAAACGGGGAATGCTCAGGCCCAAGAATCAAAATCATCAGGCAGCAACTTGTTTATGTTAATGGGTGCCTTTGTGACGCTTGTACTTTTTGGGGTTTTGATTTTTGTGATGGTGATCTTATAA
- the folK gene encoding 2-amino-4-hydroxy-6-hydroxymethyldihydropteridine diphosphokinase has translation MKYSNIAFLSLGSNIGDRHHFMDQAIWEISTLPEVQILQQSERLETAPLENTNQPYFLNQILKVMVSSAFTLPCLLDSLQAIEDKLGRKRRSWKGPREIDIDILTYEAVVMKTDFLHLPHHSLYSRPFIKQLLTDMGEIGVYALFLELNHEKHYSTV, from the coding sequence ATGAAATATTCCAACATTGCCTTTTTGTCTCTGGGTTCCAACATCGGTGACAGACACCATTTTATGGACCAGGCAATTTGGGAAATTTCTACCTTACCAGAAGTGCAAATTTTACAGCAATCGGAACGGTTGGAAACGGCCCCACTGGAAAATACAAACCAACCATACTTTCTAAACCAAATTTTAAAAGTGATGGTATCTTCTGCTTTCACACTTCCTTGTTTACTCGATTCCCTCCAAGCCATTGAAGACAAACTCGGCCGTAAACGTAGATCTTGGAAAGGTCCTAGAGAAATTGATATCGATATCCTTACTTATGAAGCTGTCGTGATGAAAACAGATTTTTTACACCTGCCTCACCATTCGCTTTATTCAAGACCATTCATCAAACAGCTATTAACTGATATGGGAGAAATTGGAGTGTATGCACTCTTTTTGGAACTAAACCATGAAAAACATTATTCTACAGTATAA
- a CDS encoding ABC transporter ATP-binding protein produces the protein MLEFKNVFKSFHNESETIDVLKNISFRIETGEFVAIIGPSGSGKSTLLGVAAGLDKPDTGVVALDGIDITKENESNLADLRADKIGFIFQNFQLLPGLNAIENVGIPLYLKSSMTEGEILKKSEKILESVAMAHRATHFPKQLSGGEEQRIAIARSFVNDPKIIFADEPTANLDFKNSKTVLDLLLYRNKEQGTTLVVVTHDPDVAKLADRVLEMKDGEIISDSRNKKKPGAGSSKKQTIKKTTKQKNTNITSKQARR, from the coding sequence GTGTTGGAATTTAAAAATGTGTTTAAGTCATTTCACAATGAATCAGAAACGATTGATGTGTTGAAAAATATTTCATTTCGCATTGAAACGGGTGAATTTGTAGCGATTATAGGCCCGTCTGGCTCAGGTAAGTCAACACTTCTTGGTGTAGCGGCCGGTCTAGATAAACCAGATACTGGGGTTGTGGCACTCGATGGAATTGATATCACAAAGGAAAATGAATCTAATTTAGCTGATTTACGTGCAGATAAGATTGGATTTATCTTTCAAAACTTCCAATTACTCCCTGGTCTCAATGCCATTGAGAATGTCGGGATTCCATTGTATTTAAAATCATCAATGACGGAAGGAGAGATTCTAAAAAAATCAGAAAAAATTTTAGAATCAGTGGCTATGGCTCACAGAGCTACTCACTTCCCAAAACAATTGTCAGGTGGTGAAGAACAAAGGATTGCCATTGCAAGAAGTTTTGTGAACGATCCAAAAATTATTTTTGCAGATGAACCCACTGCCAATTTAGATTTTAAAAATAGCAAAACGGTTTTAGATCTTTTGTTGTATAGAAACAAAGAACAAGGAACCACTCTTGTTGTTGTCACTCATGATCCGGATGTGGCAAAACTGGCAGATCGTGTTTTGGAAATGAAAGATGGGGAAATTATTTCGGATTCTAGGAATAAAAAGAAACCAGGTGCCGGTTCTTCTAAAAAACAAACCATAAAAAAGACCACCAAACAAAAGAATACGAACATTACTTCTAAGCAGGCGCGTCGATGA
- the leuS gene encoding leucine--tRNA ligase, whose translation MNYPFQDIEQKWQKHWDDHQTFRTNAHSTKPKYYCLDMFPYPSGAGLHVGHPEGYTATDIISRLKRMEGFEVLHPMGWDAFGLPAERYAMTTGVHPRTTTKNNIDTFRRQIKSLGLSYDWEREISTTHPDYYRWTQWIFLQIYNSYFDRKQNKAVPIVELIKTFEREGSSFFEGKELPKGVQFSAADWKSKSRKEKEDILSHFRLVYEANIPVNWCEALGTVLANEEVEEWTSKGYSVERKPMRQYMMRITSYAERLLNDLSLCEWPTSTLEMQRNWIGKSEGLELSFHVPRVSKDITVYTTRPDTIFGATYLVLAPEHPLVKELTTAEQKSAVEKYQKDCSLKSDLERTELNKDKTGVFTGSYASLPTDSSIQVPIYISDYVLISYGTGAIMAVPAHDQRDYDFAVKFQLPIKQVIDGKMEPNLAFDSKDSVCINSSSAEVKLDGKSYKDAFQTMSTWAEGKGIGRKKIQFKLRDWLFARQRYWGEPIPLVHFADGTPKALSESELPLVLPDLEEFKPSGTGESPLALAKDWLVYTDPETGEVGKRETNTMPQWAGSCYYYLRYIDPRNNEKLIDPELEKAWMPVEVYVGGAEHAVLHLLYSRFWHKILFDLGHVSSPEPFQKLVHQGLILGEDKGKMSKSRGNVVNPDDVVSEFGADTLRLFEMFMGPFEMSKPWSKNGVDGVFRFLNRVWRLFHSGENESFFVEDIEPNEAELKTLHRTIKKVKDDIDHFSFNTAVSQMMIFINEFTSNPRKPKKVLEPFVLALSPFAPHLAEELWAKLGYKESLAYHPYPKWEEKYLVDANITIVVQVNGKMRGEFLAPRDIEEKEVLNLAKAVEKAKPFWEGKEIKKEIYVKGKLVNIVVAG comes from the coding sequence ATGAATTATCCATTCCAAGATATTGAACAAAAATGGCAAAAACACTGGGACGACCACCAGACCTTTCGCACAAACGCCCATTCAACCAAACCTAAATACTATTGTTTAGACATGTTTCCTTACCCAAGTGGCGCTGGCCTTCACGTAGGCCATCCTGAGGGATATACAGCCACTGACATCATTTCACGACTCAAACGAATGGAAGGATTTGAAGTCCTCCATCCCATGGGATGGGACGCATTTGGTTTACCCGCAGAACGATATGCGATGACGACCGGTGTCCACCCTCGCACCACAACAAAAAACAATATTGATACATTCCGTCGCCAAATCAAAAGCCTTGGCCTTTCTTACGACTGGGAAAGAGAAATCTCCACAACACATCCTGATTATTACCGTTGGACCCAGTGGATTTTTTTGCAAATCTACAATTCCTATTTTGACAGAAAACAAAACAAAGCAGTCCCCATTGTAGAACTGATCAAAACCTTCGAAAGAGAAGGATCTAGTTTTTTTGAAGGAAAAGAACTTCCGAAAGGTGTGCAGTTCTCTGCGGCTGATTGGAAGTCCAAATCTCGCAAAGAAAAAGAAGATATTTTATCCCATTTCCGATTGGTTTACGAAGCCAATATCCCAGTCAACTGGTGCGAAGCACTCGGAACCGTTCTTGCCAACGAAGAAGTGGAAGAATGGACCTCCAAAGGGTATTCTGTAGAAAGAAAACCCATGCGCCAATACATGATGCGCATCACATCCTACGCCGAACGACTATTAAATGACCTTTCCCTTTGTGAATGGCCTACCTCTACCTTAGAGATGCAAAGAAATTGGATTGGGAAATCAGAAGGATTGGAACTGAGTTTCCACGTTCCGCGCGTTTCCAAAGACATCACCGTTTATACAACAAGACCTGATACCATTTTTGGTGCTACTTACCTTGTCCTTGCTCCAGAACATCCTTTGGTAAAAGAACTCACCACTGCAGAACAAAAATCCGCAGTCGAAAAATACCAAAAAGATTGTTCTTTAAAAAGTGATTTGGAACGAACCGAACTGAATAAAGATAAAACCGGGGTTTTTACAGGATCTTATGCCAGTTTGCCAACAGATTCCTCTATACAAGTTCCGATTTATATTTCCGATTATGTTTTAATCTCCTACGGAACTGGTGCCATTATGGCCGTTCCTGCTCATGACCAAAGAGACTATGACTTTGCCGTGAAGTTCCAACTTCCGATCAAACAAGTGATCGATGGAAAAATGGAACCAAACCTTGCTTTTGATTCGAAAGACTCTGTTTGTATCAACTCTTCTTCCGCAGAAGTTAAGTTAGATGGTAAATCTTATAAAGACGCCTTCCAAACAATGTCCACTTGGGCCGAAGGAAAAGGAATTGGTCGCAAAAAAATCCAATTCAAACTCAGAGATTGGCTTTTTGCTAGACAAAGGTATTGGGGAGAACCCATTCCACTCGTTCACTTTGCTGATGGAACTCCGAAAGCCCTCTCTGAATCAGAACTTCCTTTAGTATTACCTGACTTAGAAGAATTCAAACCTTCGGGTACTGGTGAATCTCCTCTTGCCTTAGCAAAAGATTGGCTTGTTTATACAGATCCTGAAACAGGTGAAGTGGGAAAAAGAGAAACCAATACCATGCCGCAGTGGGCAGGTTCTTGTTATTATTATCTCCGTTATATCGATCCAAGAAACAACGAGAAACTCATTGATCCTGAACTTGAAAAGGCTTGGATGCCTGTGGAAGTTTATGTGGGTGGGGCAGAACACGCCGTATTGCACTTGTTATACTCTAGATTTTGGCACAAAATTCTTTTTGATTTAGGCCATGTTTCTTCCCCAGAACCTTTCCAAAAATTAGTCCACCAAGGTCTCATTCTTGGAGAAGACAAAGGAAAAATGTCAAAGTCCCGTGGAAACGTTGTCAATCCAGATGATGTGGTTTCCGAATTTGGAGCTGACACACTCCGACTTTTTGAAATGTTTATGGGTCCGTTTGAAATGTCCAAACCTTGGAGTAAAAACGGAGTGGATGGAGTCTTTCGATTTTTAAATCGAGTTTGGAGACTCTTTCATTCTGGTGAAAACGAATCTTTCTTTGTAGAAGATATCGAACCAAATGAAGCAGAACTTAAAACCCTTCATCGTACGATTAAAAAAGTAAAAGACGATATCGATCACTTCTCATTCAACACAGCCGTATCGCAAATGATGATCTTCATCAATGAGTTCACAAGTAATCCAAGAAAACCTAAAAAAGTATTGGAACCTTTTGTTCTCGCACTTTCTCCTTTTGCTCCCCATTTAGCAGAGGAACTTTGGGCCAAACTTGGTTATAAAGAATCGCTAGCTTACCATCCTTATCCGAAATGGGAAGAGAAGTATTTAGTAGATGCCAATATAACCATTGTGGTGCAAGTGAATGGAAAGATGCGAGGAGAGTTCCTTGCCCCTCGTGACATAGAAGAAAAAGAAGTTTTGAATCTTGCCAAAGCCGTAGAAAAAGCAAAACCATTTTGGGAAGGCAAAGAGATCAAAAAAGAAATCTATGTGAAGGGAAAACTCGTCAATATTGTAGTGGCCGGGTGA
- the fcpA gene encoding flagellar coiling protein FcpA, giving the protein MKIIKYLLILQLVSGFSVLFAQTQPANAQDSQAAKDQVDELLKGELVPENDDAELTEDQKKRKKEIMEQESLWKNPDYKGYNKTFQELHQLSKTFANNQFRLALSNYQSGVNTVMKNRDWVEQYRKEEAEKKRLDEKWYWQKVDRKSREERVVYREKMKAKQDALNYFSKAINHLDEIKNPDLRERPEFKRLLSDVYRSWVMAEYDLQNLPQTIPILELYIEIDDNEKEYPAHKYLASAYSFEENMIKKTKGPDDMLFKYRYKKNVHLLRATELKYGKDSPEYKHIVNVINRDEVISVAQ; this is encoded by the coding sequence ATGAAGATTATTAAGTATCTCCTTATTCTCCAACTGGTGTCCGGCTTTAGTGTGCTATTCGCACAAACTCAGCCTGCGAACGCTCAAGATAGCCAAGCGGCTAAAGACCAAGTCGACGAACTTCTCAAAGGCGAACTCGTTCCTGAGAATGACGATGCGGAACTTACCGAAGACCAAAAAAAGAGAAAGAAAGAAATTATGGAACAAGAATCTCTTTGGAAAAACCCAGACTATAAAGGGTATAACAAAACTTTCCAAGAGTTACACCAACTTTCTAAAACTTTCGCAAACAACCAATTCCGATTGGCTCTTTCCAACTACCAATCCGGTGTTAACACCGTTATGAAAAATAGAGATTGGGTGGAACAGTACCGCAAAGAAGAAGCTGAGAAAAAACGCTTAGATGAAAAATGGTACTGGCAAAAAGTTGATCGTAAATCTAGAGAAGAACGAGTTGTTTACCGTGAAAAAATGAAAGCGAAACAAGACGCTCTCAACTACTTCTCTAAAGCGATCAATCACCTTGATGAAATTAAAAACCCTGATTTAAGAGAAAGACCTGAGTTTAAAAGACTTCTTTCTGATGTTTATCGTTCATGGGTAATGGCTGAGTATGACTTACAAAATCTTCCTCAAACCATCCCAATTCTTGAACTTTACATCGAAATCGATGATAACGAGAAAGAATATCCTGCTCACAAGTATCTTGCAAGTGCATATAGCTTCGAAGAAAACATGATCAAAAAGACAAAAGGTCCAGATGATATGCTCTTCAAGTATCGTTACAAAAAGAACGTTCACTTATTACGTGCCACTGAGTTAAAATATGGAAAGGATTCTCCTGAATACAAACATATTGTTAACGTAATCAACCGAGATGAGGTTATTTCGGTAGCACAATAA
- the thrC gene encoding threonine synthase, producing MSLTKYQFRAQFRCTNDSCGKTYPLHQVIYSCESCGELLNVEHDIDSLKQVSAKEWKSEFETRFRSSQFPNASGVWGKKEWVLPGIQDENIITSGEGTSHLYDASRFAKDLGLGSLHVKQCGVSHTGSFKDLGMTVLVSQVNQMIADGVPIQAVACASTGDTSAALASYAAKAGIPSIILLPANKVSTAQLIQPVSNGALVLALETDFDGCMAVVKELTKEKSIYLANSMNSLRIEGQKTISIEITQQLGWKVPDWIVIPGGNLGNVSALGMGFEMLLELGLIDKLPRIILAQAKNASPLYESYKKGFAEFAPVTAEKTLASAIQIGDPVSVKKAIRVLKKFNGVVEVATEEELANAAARGDLYGLYNDPHTGVALAALLKSLDSGVVKKGESVVVISTANGLKFTEFKLAYHEGKIPNIDEKLRNRIQSCKPNLSGVMEILGKQLKKP from the coding sequence ATGTCACTTACAAAATATCAATTCCGAGCACAGTTTCGTTGTACGAACGACTCCTGTGGCAAAACCTATCCCCTCCACCAAGTGATTTATTCCTGCGAATCTTGTGGGGAACTTTTAAATGTCGAACATGATATAGACAGTCTCAAACAAGTTTCGGCAAAAGAATGGAAATCGGAATTTGAAACTAGGTTCCGTTCCAGCCAATTTCCGAATGCTTCTGGAGTTTGGGGGAAAAAGGAATGGGTTCTCCCTGGAATTCAGGATGAAAATATCATCACTTCGGGAGAAGGAACCTCTCATTTATATGATGCTTCACGATTTGCCAAGGACTTGGGCCTCGGAAGTCTTCATGTCAAACAGTGTGGGGTTTCTCATACTGGCTCTTTTAAAGATTTAGGAATGACGGTTCTTGTAAGCCAAGTCAACCAAATGATCGCGGACGGTGTGCCCATCCAAGCGGTAGCTTGTGCTTCCACTGGTGATACTTCTGCAGCTCTTGCATCCTATGCAGCGAAAGCAGGAATTCCTTCCATTATTCTTTTACCAGCAAACAAGGTATCAACGGCCCAACTCATCCAACCGGTGTCCAATGGGGCGCTTGTTTTGGCGTTAGAAACAGACTTTGATGGTTGTATGGCAGTGGTGAAAGAACTCACCAAAGAAAAATCAATTTATCTAGCAAACTCAATGAATTCGCTGCGAATCGAAGGTCAAAAAACAATTTCAATTGAGATCACACAACAGTTAGGCTGGAAGGTTCCAGATTGGATTGTCATTCCTGGTGGAAACCTAGGAAATGTTTCTGCTCTCGGAATGGGATTTGAAATGTTGTTGGAACTTGGACTGATTGATAAATTACCAAGAATTATTTTAGCTCAGGCGAAAAACGCAAGCCCACTGTATGAATCGTATAAGAAAGGTTTTGCAGAATTTGCACCTGTGACAGCCGAAAAAACTTTAGCCTCTGCGATCCAAATCGGAGATCCAGTTTCTGTGAAAAAAGCCATTCGTGTTTTAAAGAAATTCAACGGTGTTGTGGAAGTGGCAACGGAAGAAGAGTTGGCCAATGCGGCCGCTCGCGGTGATTTGTACGGACTTTACAACGACCCTCATACCGGTGTGGCTCTTGCTGCACTTTTGAAATCTTTGGATTCCGGTGTGGTGAAAAAAGGTGAATCAGTGGTTGTGATTTCTACTGCCAATGGCCTAAAATTTACCGAGTTCAAATTGGCCTACCATGAAGGGAAAATCCCTAACATTGACGAGAAACTGAGGAACCGAATCCAATCTTGTAAACCGAACCTTAGCGGAGTGATGGAAATCCTAGGCAAACAACTTAAGAAACCATAA
- a CDS encoding ABC transporter permease, whose protein sequence is MKVSLFRFYLKRELFSRFRYSLLIVVSITLGVGSVIGIHSYKDNTANAIKREAKSIMGADIALQSPQEITKTAEKLVETSLPNGSETSASIQFLSMISNESGEENSLSFIKAVETNYPFYGEMKTEPESAYHNLKPNQVLLDKSLVENLKLKIGDRVRLGDSLLVLAGVVVKEPGAVGSFVGSAPGSIILRDTANSTGLVQRGSRIRYTIYAKFPDTVDSLGWKDKEFEALIKEDLTIYHNTEVNSGSQQFIKNTFDYMALLALAGFFLGAISVYTAVRTRLLEKRNEIAILMCLGAKPNVILLLVFAEIFILSILGTTLGLVLGYGIQSVLPDISGLMSVETGIAFGLSFSSLLWSLVLGVLLPLLISIPLVLETRSVKPLAALKEVESQTSGKLSTSKWQFGSFLLIYVLFTSLAVLETESIFKGILFTLVLLTLPVLVYGLYILLGLLITKISKLGWLSKEWSLVTKKVTRKSGALRLSIIGLGSALFILTLSLILQESLLELSGAREIERRPNMFLLDIRETQKDDLLTAIKSFPVDKQFLAPVIGARLSKVNGEPIKKEDTIKNAMDRNWRATARTREYFLSYRDELYDTEEVTKGSWWDNAGRNEISVERDFAGYLQAGVGDELTFNVQGREVSGKITNLRSVNWADMKPNFVVLFSKGILEKAPRFYIVSLLIDSGESRYQLQKVIVNQFPNITVIDTEKTIQAFMGILEKVTQMMALMTAFILAASFVLVFTTLYASQSERKREFALLRVIGANSRFMVKHFLREALLVSVISFLLGLIYAVVSNEVLNRLVLELRSVYPYRQLSLVFLGICLVTVSLYAFGLFSFFRMPTKTVLKEIK, encoded by the coding sequence ATGAAAGTTTCTTTATTTCGTTTTTACCTAAAACGTGAGCTTTTTTCTCGTTTTAGGTATTCACTCCTCATTGTAGTCTCCATTACTCTTGGTGTGGGTTCTGTGATTGGAATCCATTCTTACAAAGACAATACGGCAAATGCTATCAAAAGAGAGGCAAAATCGATTATGGGGGCCGATATTGCCCTCCAATCTCCCCAAGAAATCACAAAAACAGCTGAAAAATTGGTAGAAACGAGCCTTCCTAATGGATCTGAAACCAGTGCTTCCATCCAATTTTTATCCATGATTTCCAATGAATCGGGGGAAGAAAACTCCCTTAGTTTTATCAAAGCGGTCGAAACCAATTACCCTTTTTACGGGGAAATGAAGACAGAACCAGAGTCCGCATATCATAATTTAAAACCAAACCAAGTATTACTCGATAAATCACTCGTAGAAAACTTAAAACTAAAAATCGGCGACCGTGTGCGATTGGGTGATAGTTTGCTAGTGTTAGCTGGTGTTGTGGTGAAGGAACCAGGTGCAGTGGGTTCCTTTGTGGGATCGGCTCCCGGTTCCATCATTTTAAGAGATACCGCAAATAGTACGGGGCTCGTGCAACGAGGAAGTCGGATTCGTTATACCATTTATGCGAAATTTCCAGATACTGTAGACAGTTTGGGTTGGAAGGACAAAGAGTTTGAAGCCCTGATCAAAGAAGATTTAACCATCTATCACAATACAGAAGTCAATTCCGGCTCCCAACAATTTATCAAAAACACATTCGATTATATGGCACTCCTGGCTCTTGCAGGTTTTTTCTTAGGTGCCATATCTGTTTATACAGCCGTTCGAACCAGGTTATTGGAAAAACGAAATGAAATTGCAATTCTTATGTGCCTTGGTGCCAAACCAAATGTGATTTTACTTTTGGTTTTTGCAGAAATATTCATTTTATCAATACTAGGAACCACACTTGGTCTTGTCCTTGGTTATGGGATCCAATCGGTATTACCTGATATCAGTGGTCTGATGTCAGTAGAAACTGGTATTGCCTTTGGCCTTTCTTTTTCTTCTCTGCTATGGAGTTTGGTGCTTGGAGTTCTGTTACCACTTCTTATCTCCATTCCCCTTGTTTTAGAAACAAGATCTGTCAAACCACTGGCAGCTTTAAAAGAAGTAGAATCACAAACCAGTGGAAAACTTTCCACATCCAAATGGCAATTTGGATCCTTTCTTTTGATTTATGTTTTGTTTACCAGTCTTGCTGTTCTCGAAACTGAAAGTATCTTTAAAGGAATCCTCTTTACATTGGTTTTGTTAACCTTGCCAGTTCTAGTGTACGGATTGTACATTTTACTTGGACTTCTCATTACAAAAATATCGAAACTAGGATGGTTGTCCAAAGAATGGAGCCTTGTGACAAAAAAAGTCACTCGTAAGTCGGGAGCACTTAGGCTTTCTATCATTGGTCTTGGATCCGCACTGTTCATCCTCACCTTATCACTCATCTTACAGGAAAGTTTACTCGAACTGAGTGGGGCCCGTGAAATTGAACGTAGACCCAATATGTTTCTTCTCGACATCCGAGAAACACAGAAAGATGACCTACTAACGGCCATTAAATCCTTTCCTGTGGATAAACAGTTTTTAGCTCCTGTGATTGGGGCAAGGTTATCCAAAGTCAATGGAGAACCCATTAAAAAAGAAGATACGATCAAAAATGCAATGGATCGGAATTGGCGTGCTACCGCAAGAACCCGGGAATACTTTTTATCTTATCGGGACGAGTTGTATGATACGGAAGAGGTGACCAAAGGTTCCTGGTGGGACAATGCGGGGCGCAATGAAATTTCCGTGGAAAGGGATTTTGCAGGGTATTTGCAGGCGGGAGTGGGTGATGAACTCACCTTCAATGTCCAAGGCCGGGAAGTTTCTGGAAAAATCACCAATTTACGTTCAGTGAACTGGGCGGATATGAAACCAAACTTTGTGGTTTTATTTTCCAAAGGAATTTTGGAGAAAGCCCCACGGTTTTATATCGTATCCTTACTCATTGATTCTGGGGAAAGCAGATACCAACTACAAAAGGTCATCGTAAATCAGTTTCCGAATATCACAGTGATTGATACGGAAAAAACCATCCAAGCCTTTATGGGTATTTTGGAAAAGGTCACACAGATGATGGCCCTGATGACCGCTTTTATTTTAGCCGCTTCTTTTGTTCTCGTTTTTACAACGTTATACGCCAGCCAATCCGAAAGAAAACGGGAGTTTGCCCTTTTACGAGTGATTGGCGCCAATAGTCGTTTTATGGTAAAACATTTCCTCAGGGAAGCATTGCTTGTTTCAGTGATTTCGTTTTTACTCGGACTGATTTATGCCGTTGTATCCAATGAAGTTTTGAATCGGCTGGTTTTGGAGTTAAGAAGTGTTTATCCTTACAGACAACTGAGTTTGGTGTTTTTAGGAATTTGTCTAGTGACTGTGAGTTTGTATGCGTTTGGACTTTTTAGTTTCTTTCGAATGCCAACGAAGACGGTCTTAAAGGAAATCAAATAG